In Acinetobacter wanghuae, the sequence TTATTTGGATTGTTTGAAATCAAATTGCCGCAAGCACTGACGCATCGTCTCGATCGCGCTCAAGCCATGCAAAAAGGTGGTAGTTTGATCAGCGCAAGCATTATGGGTATGCTCTCTGCGCTCTTGGTTGGACCTTGTATGACCGCGCCACTTGCAGGGGCATTACTGTTTATCTCGCAAACCCAAAGTCAGTGGCAGGGCGCTTTACTGTTATTTGTACTGGGCTTTGGTATGGGTACACCCCTGTTACTCGCCAGTATTTTAGGTTCACGCATTTTGCCTAAAGCAGGCGATTGGATGAATCAAATTAAAGTGTTGTTTGCATTTATTATGCTCGCGGTAGCGCTTTATTTTGTTCGTCCACTGATTTCAGCCGCAACCTTGCAATGGCTATCCTTGGTGCTCGGCATCGTATTTGTAGCTTATGTATTGCGCCAACTGTTTAAGCAGAGCGGTCTGCGTTGGCTATATATTCTCTGTTTAATCACGGCTGTTCCTTATATTGCCTATAGTCAATATCAGCATAGTCAGCGGTTTTTTATCACAGCGCAGTCAACTCAAGCCCAATGGCATGTGGCGACCACCGCAGCTGATTTCGAGCGTATCTTGGCAAGTGTGCCAAAGGGGCAGCGGATTATTATTGATGTCTATGCGGATTGGTGCGTGGCATGTCAGCCCATCGAACAAGGCATTCTAAAAAATCCAAACGTACAACACGCATTGGCGCCTTACTTTTTGATTAAATTGGATTTGAGCCAATATGATCAAACTCATCAAGCTTTGCTAAATCAATGGGATATTTTGGGTCCACCGACTTACTTGTTTTTAGATGATAGACACAAAGAAATTCGTGGTTTACGTTTAACGGGTGCCTTTAGTCAAAACGAATTACTCGCACAACTAGCCCGCTTTAAAGTGTCATAAAATGCAGATTCCGCAATAGATCAACTTGCTATAGATGATGCGTTTTGTATTAAATCGCTTTTACCTGTTTGGCATGCAGATTAGACTCAAGCGCAATCGTATAGCATTTGACTAAATTTCGCCCCGATGCCTTGGCATAATACAGGGCTTTATCGGCTTGGCTCAGCAATTGTTGCGGGCGAAGCTCAGGCTTAGAGATTGCAATCCCAAAACTGGCAGTCACGTGAATGATCTCGCCTTCATCGCTTAAAATTTTAAGCTGTTGAATCGCGCTACGGCAACGTTCAGCCACTTGTTGCGCTTTCTCTAGACTCGAGTTTTTCAGAATTAAAATAAATTCCTCTCCCCCAAAACGTCCGACAATATCACTTTCACGTAATTGTTGATTCAGTACGTCACTGACTTTAATGAGCGTTTCATCACCCTTATGATGGCCGTAGAAATCATTAATGCGTTTGAAATAATCTAAATCGAGTAATACCACAGCATAATCATTTTTTTGAGCATCATTTAACTTGTCCAAACACTGATTAATGCTACGTCGGTTAAATAAACTGGTCAGCGGGTCAATCTGACTTAAATGCTGAATGAGTTTTTCTCGATGTCGCCATTGGCTCAGAAGAATTTCAAACAACATCATGCAAACGGCCAAAATCGGTACGATGAAATAAAACATCGACAACAACCAAAAGCCATTGTAGAAAAACTTGTTTTGAATATTAAACAGTGGTGAATAAGGCAATTGACCGATGAAACACAGATAACCACAGATGCTTAGAAAAATCGAGGCGGGAATCAGCATGCTGTAGACCAACTTGCGGTGGAACAAGACCAAACCGACAGTGACCAAGCACACGTAAGCAATCATGGCCACGGGGCTAACCACACCCACAATATAAGCATCACGACACAGTGAAAAAACAAAGATACCCACCGCAAGATAAGGCAAGAAGCTTTCGACCTTGCGATTGTTTTGATATTTATAACAGGGATAAATCAAAAATAATAAAATGAAAAAGAACAGGCTATTTAAAAACAATTGTGAGCGAACAATGTCCACATTGACGAACTGCCAATATTCGGGACTGAATAAGACAAAAATATCCCATGCCAACCAACTCAGATGTACAGCACAGCCGAGAACAAGGATCAGGATGCATTTTTTCAGGACGCTCCAATTCATGACGACATCGTCTTCAAAAAGATATTTCGCGACTTTTTGTTTCACTAGCGCTCGAAACATAGGCGAGATTCGCTTCATACAATGCTTTTAGCCTTGAAGTTTGTTATGAGAATTTTGAATCTTTATTAAAATTAAATCTGTTTATAGTCACAAAGATAACATGAAATAAATGATTTTATAATGATTAATATTTGGTCTAATTAAAAATAATATTGAGGCAGTGTTTTTTTTGCTTTTGGGTGTTATTTATACATCTTTAAAAAGGCTCATAGCATAAAAAAGGCAATGTTCATGAACCATGACATTGCCGTTGAATGATGAATAAAACTTAGTCTTTATCTAAACGATGAGCAAAGTCGGATAAATCCGCTAAGGCTTGTTTGGCTTCATTAAACCATGCACTGAACATTTGGAAGTTATGCCACATACCGGTATAAATTTTGAACTCAACATCGACTTTGGCTTTTTCGGCTTTTTCTTTGAAGCGCTGAGCATCATCAAGTAGGATCTCTTTTGAGCCGACTTGAATATGAATCGGAGGTAAGCCGCTTAAATCGGCAAAGAAGGGTGATATTTCAGGATCGCTCCGATCCATTGATTTGGGTACATAATAATCTATGCCGGCTTCTAAGGTTTCGATCGATAGCAACGCATCATGTGTGTTGTTGTATCGTAAAGAGGGACTGCTTAAGGTCAGATCTAAAAAAGGCGAGAGCAGAATTAAACCACTCGGCTGAGGACGCTGCTGTTTTTGAATTTTTAATGCCAAAGCGAGCGCTAAATTTGCACCGCAAGAATCGCCCGATAAAATAATATCTTTGGCTTTTATGCCTTGATTTAGCAGCGTTTCATAGACATCAAATAAAGCATCTAACGCTTCTGGATACATGGACTCTGGTGCAAGCGGATAGTCAACATGCAACACTTGCATTTGGGTGCGCGCTGCAATTTGGGTCATAAAAGCACGATGCGTATTCATTGAGCCGAGGAAGAATGCACCGCCATGAATATGAAAAATTAACTGGGTCGCTTCTTGCTGCGGCTTGATTTCTTCTGCTTTTAAGCCCGCCAGTCTTAAGCTGCGAATCTCAATATTGTCAGCCTTTGGAAAGAGTTTACATAGCTGTTCCAATGCCATACGGACAGTGGCAGGGGGTAAATTAAAGCGACTTGGAGCGCGGATAGCGGTCTTTAAAAAACGCTCAGTCATTAATTGTTTAGTCAGTGGGCTGATATTCATGTTATTTCCGTCTTTTTATGCTTATATTGCAATTGTGGATTATTTACCAAGAATATTTACAAGGTTACACTAAATAGTCACACGCAAAAATTGAATAATTGTTGTGACTTTTTAATACTACATTGGTCTACTCACCAGACTTAGGGAAATAAACAAAAATGAAAAAAATTGCGCTCGCTTTAGGAT encodes:
- the dsbD gene encoding protein-disulfide reductase DsbD, translated to MTWGKQLTYVSLALGMLSSMSYAETALLSAEQALPIQVISTSQQQAELRWDIPEQYYLYQHKIGVKQGAEQLKLDLPPAEKLYDENYGQVQVYYQQLKLNIPTQAGQKYQVTWQGCAKDRICYPPQTIEFNTDLSGLVQLEQPTTSQKRFSDLVTSSNDHAVNTTTAFADSATASDVANTSVENDAAQDQKWSARLADSSFAYGILLFFGLGILLAFTPCSLPMLPILSSLIVRDRKGLNAGLIAFTFVSSMALIYAILGLIASSAGLNFQRWLQQPSTLIAFSSLFVLFALNLFGLFEIKLPQALTHRLDRAQAMQKGGSLISASIMGMLSALLVGPCMTAPLAGALLFISQTQSQWQGALLLFVLGFGMGTPLLLASILGSRILPKAGDWMNQIKVLFAFIMLAVALYFVRPLISAATLQWLSLVLGIVFVAYVLRQLFKQSGLRWLYILCLITAVPYIAYSQYQHSQRFFITAQSTQAQWHVATTAADFERILASVPKGQRIIIDVYADWCVACQPIEQGILKNPNVQHALAPYFLIKLDLSQYDQTHQALLNQWDILGPPTYLFLDDRHKEIRGLRLTGAFSQNELLAQLARFKVS
- a CDS encoding GGDEF domain-containing protein, whose amino-acid sequence is MKRISPMFRALVKQKVAKYLFEDDVVMNWSVLKKCILILVLGCAVHLSWLAWDIFVLFSPEYWQFVNVDIVRSQLFLNSLFFFILLFLIYPCYKYQNNRKVESFLPYLAVGIFVFSLCRDAYIVGVVSPVAMIAYVCLVTVGLVLFHRKLVYSMLIPASIFLSICGYLCFIGQLPYSPLFNIQNKFFYNGFWLLSMFYFIVPILAVCMMLFEILLSQWRHREKLIQHLSQIDPLTSLFNRRSINQCLDKLNDAQKNDYAVVLLDLDYFKRINDFYGHHKGDETLIKVSDVLNQQLRESDIVGRFGGEEFILILKNSSLEKAQQVAERCRSAIQQLKILSDEGEIIHVTASFGIAISKPELRPQQLLSQADKALYYAKASGRNLVKCYTIALESNLHAKQVKAI
- a CDS encoding alpha/beta hydrolase codes for the protein MNISPLTKQLMTERFLKTAIRAPSRFNLPPATVRMALEQLCKLFPKADNIEIRSLRLAGLKAEEIKPQQEATQLIFHIHGGAFFLGSMNTHRAFMTQIAARTQMQVLHVDYPLAPESMYPEALDALFDVYETLLNQGIKAKDIILSGDSCGANLALALALKIQKQQRPQPSGLILLSPFLDLTLSSPSLRYNNTHDALLSIETLEAGIDYYVPKSMDRSDPEISPFFADLSGLPPIHIQVGSKEILLDDAQRFKEKAEKAKVDVEFKIYTGMWHNFQMFSAWFNEAKQALADLSDFAHRLDKD